In one Diceros bicornis minor isolate mBicDic1 chromosome 2, mDicBic1.mat.cur, whole genome shotgun sequence genomic region, the following are encoded:
- the CCK gene encoding cholecystokinin, which yields MNSGVCLCVLMAALAAGALAQPVPLADPAGPGAQQEEAPRRQLRAVRRVDSEPRAHLGALLARYIQQTRKAPSGRMSIIKNMQSLDPSHRISDRDYMGWMDFGRRSAEEYEYPS from the exons ATGAACAGCggcgtgtgcctgtgtgtgctgaTGGCGGCGCTGGCGGCGGGCGCCCTGGCGCAGCCCGTGCCTCTGGCGGACCCCGCCGGCCCTGGGGCACAGCAGGAGGAGGCGCcccggaggcagctgagggcagtGCGGAGGGTGGACAGCGAGCCCCGAGCGCACCTGGGTGCGCTGCTGGCCAGATACATCCAGCAGACCCGGAAAG CTCCTTCTGGCCGAATGTCCATCATCAAGAACATGCAGAGCCTGGACCCCAGCCACAGGATAAGCGACCGGGACTACATGGGCTGGATGGACTTTGGCCGGCGCAGCGCCGAGGAGTACGAGTACCCATCCTAG